Proteins co-encoded in one Quercus robur chromosome 8, dhQueRobu3.1, whole genome shotgun sequence genomic window:
- the LOC126695050 gene encoding uncharacterized protein LOC126695050: MSHLPFPFSEKMSAPLTHFFKHFSHTLLRRRSRLLHPPYSPLTLFLTTSYKAQDPSPWTPFSNTAKPSSSSSSCIPTKAEESFTYPSYLSVHICCRKDVADMLSEALLCFGASSTTIDEEDTFKNSDEIFIDSIFPEGEDVNVCISHAANSIGLKEIPHYEVKMGEQYDWIKKTQESFHPVEVIEGIWVVPQWRIPPDVQATNIILNPGLAFGTGEHPTTKMCLLLLHRLIKGGELVFDYGTGSGVLAIAALKFGAALSVGIDVDPQAITSARQNAALNNIGPEKMQLHLVPGKTCPSSMDERICGIVEEQESNGMGIISETGKYDVVIANILLNPLLDLADDIVSYAKPGAVIGLSGILSDQLSYIIEQYSPFLEGISVSEIDGWACVSGIKKRNLADSRGNFQLAEA; this comes from the exons ATGTCCCACCTTCCATTTCCATTTTCAGAAAAAATGTCAGCCCCTCTGACCCATTTCTTCAAACACTTTTCCCACACACTCTTACGTAGGCGCAGTCGTCTCCTCCACCCACCTTACTccccccttactctcttcctcacaacaAGCTACAAGGCCCAGGACCCATCACCATGGACCCCATTTTCGAACACTGCAAagccttcatcttcttcttcttcttgtataCCCACGAAAGCGGAGGAGTCTTTCACTTATCCTTCGTACCTCTCCGTTCACATTTGCTGTCGAAAAGACGTGGCT GATATGCTTTCAGAGGCTCTTTTATGCTTTGGTGCAAGTTCTACAACCATAGATGAAGAAGACACCTTTAAGAATTCTGATGAG ATTTTTATCGATTCTATATTTCCTGAAGGTGAAGATGTAAATGTGTGCATTTCACATGCTGCAAATTCTATAGGCTTGAAAGAGATTCCTCATTATGAGGTTAAAATGGGTGAGCAATATGACTGGATAAAGAAAACTCAG GAATCGTTTCATCCTGTTGAAGTTATTGAAGGAATTTGGGTCGTGCCTCAGTGGAGAATTCCCCCT GATGTTCAAGCAACAAATATAATTCTGAATCCTGGATTAGCATTCGGAACTGGGGAGCACCCTACTACTAAGATGTGTCTATTGCTGCTACACAGGTTAATCAAGGGGGGAGAACTTGTCTTCGACTATGGCACAGGATCTGGAGTTCTTGCAATTGCAGCTCTTAAG TTTGGTGCTGCCTTATCAGTTGGGATTGATGTAGATCCCCAAGCAATTACTTCTGCACGTCAGAATGCTGCTCTGAACAACATCGGACCTGAGAAAATGCAACTGCACCTGGTTCCTGGCAAAACCTGTCCTTCCTCTATGGATGAAAGGATATGTGGAATTGTGGAAGAACAGGAGTCAAATGGAATGGGGATCATCTCTGAAACAGGGAAGTATGATGTGGTTATTGCTAATATTCTTCTAAATCCTCTATTAGATTTGGCAGATGATATTGTGTCTTATGCCAAGCCTGGAGCAGTCATCGGTCTCTCTGGCATTCTATCTGACCAG CTTTCATATATTATAGAGCAATATTCACCATTCTTGGAGGGCATATCAGTGTCAGAAATAGATGGTTGGGCATGTGTGAGTGGCattaagaaaagaaatcttGCTGACAGCCGAGGGAACTTTCAGCTTGCAGAAGCATAA
- the LOC126695051 gene encoding uncharacterized protein LOC126695051 produces MGKSSSSSKKKRSKNSSQGRTRKGSKSRRVKKYNKSKKLRRRDDSLSSEEDDSKISVSVSCSSSEDDYKSRRARSRTRKDVKGSKKRAQRRSYSSESGEENTKRTRGHSRRRESSEESTRVRKKIGSKRKESSEVGRKTHKKKKPRREASVSSIGSGSCSCSMCQVRSTSSHEREFERHRGRSERREKEKKKVEKVRSGTKRIRYRSRSCSSCSQSIESYKYPSEEKKTGENNSKRLRSVITVMEEENEDRVSNKDEYKEEIVYDNDDYPSCRSNDSNDGGYKRELDHQSNVAAAKKMRVDNEKGEEPVISNIRISELTESGKDIENQYNGCNPSSSGVGRNDGVKGKVAEVSGHANGDNMESILRQRALENLIKFRGGLQTNANTPASKKYKNDDDVKQPPTAEAELVQINLPKEDGAKIVGTNPPQEDDAKLKGTTKEVREIRVPALRRDGAKIVGTKSPKEHDAKLQDATGEVREIRVPALRRLSNFPLRNDEKIPDGKDVGHKSGSAEQEYPCAPDQVAIAEKPHENVNSAVGSVIARPKLVTPLARQNSFKTHSTLKQTPTSGESHLANVSVAGKTLGKSAAEPAQTVRPSSNNSDEDIKKASGSAAPKSSSSGNSILAENSSNKPQGEATEGSQFEQKTMTVMRGGEMVQVSYKVYIPKKASALARRQLKR; encoded by the exons ATGGGaaaatcctcttcttcttccaagAAAAAACGCTCCAAGAATTCCTCTCAG GGTCGAACAAGGAAGGGAAGTAAGAGTAGGAGggttaagaaatataataaatcCAAGAAGCTTCGCCGCCGTGACGATTCTCTTTCGTCGGAAGAAGATGATTCGAAGATTTCTGTATCAGTTTCATGTTCTAGTTCTGAGGATGATTATAAAAGTAGAAGGGCTCGTTCTCGTACTCGGAAAGATGTGAAAGGTAGCAAGAAGAGGGCTCAAAGGCGCTCTTATAGCTCTGAAAGTGGTGAGGAGAATACGAAAAGGACTCGAGGGCATTCTCGTAGGCGTGAGAGTAGCGAGGAGTCTACTCGTGTGAGGAAGAAAATTGGGTCAAAGAGAAAGGAGAGCTCTGAGGTTGGGAGGAAGACccacaagaagaagaagcctaGGAGAGAAGCTAGTGTAAGTTCCATAGGTAGTGGGTCGTGCAGCTGCTCAATGTGTCAGGTCAGGAGTACTAGCAGTCatgagagagagtttgagagacaTAGAGGCCGGtctgaaagaagagagaaagagaaaaagaaagtggaGAAGGTTAGAAGTGGAACTAAAAGGATTAGATATAGATCAAGGAGTTGTTCTTCATGCAGTCAGAGTATTGAAAGTTACAAATACCCAAGTGAGGAGAAAAAGACAGGTGAGAACAATTCGAAGCGTCTGAGATCAGTTATTACAGTAATGGAAGAGGAAAATGAAGACAGGGTGTCAAATAAGGATGAGTATAAAGAGGAGATTGTATATGACAATGATGATTACCCTTCGTGCAGAAGCAATGATAGTAATGATGGGGGATATAAGAGGGAGCTAGATCATCAGTCAAATGTTGCAGCTGCGAAGAAAATGAGGGTAGACAATGAGAAGGGAGAAGAACCTGTAATTTCTAACATCAGAATCTCTGAACTTACAGAAAGTGGCAAGGACATTGAGAATCAATACAATGGATGCAATCCTAGCAGCAGTGGGGTTGGGAGAAATGATGGTGTAAAAGGAAAAGTGGCCGAGGTTTCTGGTCATGCGAATGGTGACAATATGGAATCAATTTTAAGACAAAGGGCTTTggaaaatttaataaagtttcGAGGAGGGCTCCAAACAAATGCAAATACTCCTGCCagtaagaaatataaaaatgatgatgatgtgaAGCAACCACCCACTGCAGAAGCTGAATTGGTTCAAATTAATCTCCCTAAGGAGGATGGTGCTAAAATTGTCGGTACAAATCCCCCCCAGGAGGATGATGCTAAATTGAAAGGTACAACCAAAGAAGTAAGAGAGATCAGAGTGCCTGCACTGAGGAGAGATGGTGCTAAAATTGTTGGTACAAAGTCCCCCAAGGAGCATGATGCTAAATTGCAAGATGCAACTGGAGAAGTAAGAGAGATCAGAGTGCCTGCACTGAGGAGACTTTCCAACTTTCCTTTACGAAATGACGAAAAGATTCCAGATGGGAAGGATGTGGGCCACAAATCTGGGTCTGCTGAGCAGGAATATCCTTGTGCACCTGATCAGGTGGCTATTGCTGAGAAGCCCCATGAAAATGTCAATTCAGCTGTTGGTTCTGTAATTGCCAGACCAAAGTTGGTTACACCATTAGCAAGGCAAAATTCATTTAAAACTCACTCCACTCTGAAGCAAACACCCACTTCAGGGGAATCTCATCTGGCAAATGTGTCAGTTGCTGGGAAGACTTTAGGTAAGAGTGCTGCTGAACCTGCTCAAACTGTGAGGCCAAGTAGCAATAATAGCGATGAAGACATTAAAAAAGCAAGTGGTTCTGCTGCTCCCAAGTCATCTTCTAGTGGTAATTCCATATTAGCTGAGAATAGTTCAAATAAACCACAAGGGGAGGCTACAGAGGGCTCACAGTTTGAGCAGAAGACAATGACTGTGATGCGGGGTGGTGAAATGGTGCAG GTGAGCTACAAGGTTTACATCCCTAAGAAAGCCTCTGCTTTGGCTAGAAGGCAACTAAAGCGCTGA
- the LOC126696074 gene encoding uncharacterized protein LOC126696074: MRENKEKTVASGDEDVAAPTPKVASVQAGKRKSKGISSNVDLDDLPSRRGHKKQKPSKNSLPKVPKFVPPTVNLDEPVDVEPVQIVHPVQSDPPPAPKTSYKPSPSEPSDRPSNLVLDEGYAWRTFKGIVTDHEVNECYNMSVKEFERSGIHDLFKAMSKFYTATCQAKELATEAKTAKDKAKELSHEVLSKKGEVIRLTEDFNRLLGSETKLKNDVEELKANNLEKDTRIVHLEGQVAELTSSLEKAREEAIAAFKKSDEYKNRLDSHYAAGYEDFRTDAKDAYPDLDFNSFKLPLATESSVLQTSSEDVNIMDDANTEVTQDEPK; encoded by the exons ATGAgggaaaacaaggaaaaaacagTGGCTAGCGGGGACGAGGATGTTGCTGCTCCAACTCCCAAAGTGGCTTCCGTCCAGGCTGGGAAGAGGAAGTCCAAGGGTATTTCAAGCAATGTGGACCTGGACGACCTTCCCAGTCGTCGTGGCCACAAGAAGCAAAAACCAAGTAAGAATTCCCTTCCCAAGGTTCCAAAGTTCGTACCACCAACAGTGAACTTGGACGAGCCTGTGGACGTGGAGCCCGTCCAAATAGTTCATCCTGTCCAGTCTGATCCTCCCCCTGCTCCCAAAACTTCTTACAAGCCTAGCCCGTCTGAGCCTTCTGATCGTCCCTCTAATTTGGTTCTGGACGAGGGTTATGCATGGAGGACGTTCAAAGGGATCGTCACTGATCATGAAGTTAACGAATGTTACAACATGTCAGTGAAGGAGTTTGAGCGTTCTGGCATCCATGACCTTTTCAAG GCTATGTCAAAGTTTTATACAGCGACTTGCCAGGCCAAGGAGCTTGCTACAGAGGCCAAGACTGCCAAGGATAAGGCTAAGGAGCTAAGCCATGAGGTCTTATCCAAGAAGGGGGAGGTCATTAGGTTGACCGAGGACTTTAATCGTCTGCTGGGAAGCGAGACGAAGCTGAAGAACGATGTTGAGGAGCTCAAAGCTAACAACTTAGAGAAGGATACCCGCATCGTCCATCTAGAAGGACAAGTTGCAGAGCTTACCTCGTCCTTGGAGAAGGCACGTGAAGAAGCAATTGCTGCTTTTAAGAAGTCTGACGAGTATAAGAATCGTCTAGACAGTCATTATGCAGCTGGTTATGAAGACTTCCGTACTGATGCCAAAGACGCGTATCCTGATTTGGACTTTAACTCGTTCAAGCTTCCTCTTGCTACAGAGAGTTCTGTGTTGCAGACGAGTTCCGAGGACGTCAACATCATGGACGATGCTAACACTGAAGTTACTCAAGACGAACCCAAGTGA